The window TACCGTAGCCTGAACAGGGGTGAAAGCTGGGATGCCATCAGCCCCGATCTTACCAAAAACCTGCCCCAGGGCAATGTTCCCTTCAGTACCATTGTAAGCATCAGTGAAAGCCCGCTGCGTTTTGGCCTCCTGTATGTGGGTACCGACGATGGCAATATTCAGCTCTCGCGCAATGGTGGCGGCAGCTGGGAAAAAATAAATAATAATCTGCCTGATAATCTCTGGATCAGCAGCCTGCAGGCCTCCCGCCACCAGGAGGGACGGGTGTATGCCACCCTCACCGGTTACCGCTTCGATGATTTCCGGGCCTACCTCTACCGCTCCGACGATTACGGCAAAACCTGGCAGTCTATAAAAGGCAATCTGCCGGAAGAGGCCGTTAATATTGTGATAGAAGATCCCATTCAGCCCCAACTGCTCTATGCCGGAACCGACCACGGCGCCTACATCAGCCTGGATGGTGGAAGCAGCTGGGATCCCATCAACGAGCTGCCCAATGTAGCTACTTACGACATGATCGTGCATCCGCGCGAAAATGAGCTGGTGCTGGCCACCCACGGCCGTAGTGTGTACATCATGGATGTAAAGCCGCTGCAGAAACTGGCCAAAGGCAGCCCTGATCAGGTACTGCTGGAGGGCGAGCCTACTGTAAGACACTCCGAAAAGTGGGGTCAGCGTACCTATCCCTATCTGCCGGTAAACGAGCCAAAAACCAGCCTGCTCTATTACCTGCCAGGCCAGGGCCCTGCACAGCTGGAAGTGCTGAATAAGGAGGGTGGTATTGTATATACCACCAGCATCAGTGGCAACAAAGGTTTTGGCCAATGGGGCTGGAACCTGAAGATGAACCGCAACGGCCAGCAGGGGCGTAAAAACAAAGCAGCAGAGGGTGGTTACCTACAGAATGGAGAATACACCGTTCGCCTTAGCCAGGGAGGCCGCAAAGCAGAAACTAAACTAACAGTAAAGTAACCATCTACTATATTAGTAGATGAACCAAAGCGGAGCCCCTGACAGGCTCCGCTTTTTTTTTTGCGATCCGCGAGCCTGCCCTGCTTAGCAGGTACTACTAAGCCTGTAGGGTTCCGGAATCCTTGGTATCAGGATAATAGCCGGTTTTACAGAGAAAGATGCTGCATTTTTAGCCTGGTTTCAACCCTTTTTTGCCCCAAAACGGCTGTAGAAAAATAACTGCCGGCAGGCCTGATGCAGATTGTTAAGCTAATAGTTAAAATTTGTGCTATAAAACACTAAATGTTAGCAAGTTATGGGGGCCTTACATGTAACCTAACAGGGCTTTAGAGAGTATATGTAGCGGAACCATAGACATACGTCAGCATATATACATATGAAAATAAAGAGTTTACTAATATATAGTCTGGTTATTGGAAGTTTTGCAGCCTGCAGTGTGCAGGAGAACGACAAGAAGAAAAATGATCTGGATGATTTTGAAATGGAAACAGTACAGTATGAGGCAGCAACTACCTCTGATACTGTAATGGAAACTGAGCAAATGGTGGAAAGGCACTTTGTACGTATGCCAGATACTCCGCAGGGTTATCGGGCACAAGCCTTACTGGAGGTAGTAATGGCAGAGGATGAAGAGCAGATCCTGCCATTTGTTTTCGAGCACTACGACCCTGATTTTATTGATCAGGTGCCACAGAGTGATCACCAGAGGTTACTCCGGCACCTGCAGGGGCAGATACAGGCTGCTGAAGTTGATTCTTTTGAAAACCTGGATAATACCTATCGTATTGGCATTATTAGCTCCCTGAATAATCAGGAGTACCTGATCGATATATACTTCGAGCCTGAGGCACCTTATAAAATTTCAGGCATACGTGTACTGTAGTTGATTATATTACATCTAATAAAAAGGCAGGGAAATCCCCTGCCTTTTTTGTTTCTGAATTTTTCCCCTCATTTCGCTGATGTACTGGTTTCCAGAGAAATTGTGCTGGTCTGCAGGCTTTAGCGGGGCATCTGTTTAATTTCTTTGGTTCCGGCTGCAGGAAGGAAGGTTGTTTAGCCGTCCGGTAATCATGCGTTTACCGCTTAAATCTTTCATTCGCTGTTAATACTTAATATAAAATTCATGAAACAACTACTGATTCGTTTGCTGCTCCTGGCAGGTCTAAGTGCCTGTAGTGGAGAAAGTGGCCATGCGCCTCTTGAACCGGCAACAGCTGAGTACACAACCGTGGGGGCTGATAGTCTGGCACAGGAGCATCCAGGAGCAGAAGCCGGGATTTCTCCTGATGTGCAGCGCCATGTACATGAAATCGATAGCTTATTGGAAGGAATTTAAGGCATCATGAAAAATTATATCATCACAGGAGGTTTGGCTTTATCACTATTGCTGGTGCAAGGTGGCGGGCTGTGGGCGCAGGCTCCCGGACAGGAGAAAAAGGAGCAGCAGGACGATAAGCTTAAGGAAAAGAAGCAAAAGGAGAAACCTGCAAACACACAGATCAAAGCAGGTCGGGAGGTAAATGAGCCGCAAAAGGAAGAAAAAGAAAATCTTAATGCCCCACAACAGGATAAAGTTCTGAAAGATGAACGCAAAGAAGCCAAAGAAGAGCTGAAGGAAGAGCGCAAAGAAGCTAAAGCCGCTATCCGGGAAGAGCACAAGCCCGATAAGCAGGAAAAGGAGCGATCCGGTAATGGCAATGCTTTCGGAAAAAACAAAGGCGATCTGGAAGGGCGTGACTTTGGCCAGCAACGTGCTGCTGATGCCAGAACAAAACTAAAAGAGGAAATTCGCAAACAGGAAGCAGATATTGAACAAACCCGCAGGGCAGCAGCAGAATCTGATCAAAAGGTAAAAGAGGCGGAAGAGCGCTTACAAAAAAAGCAGGAAGCAAAAAGCATTACCGATGAAGTGTTCCGGCAACAGCAGGAGCGTCTGGAGCAGGCGCGCCGTAAGGTAAAGGAGCTGGAAGAAGGTGTGCTAAAAAGGGAAGAGGTCCTGAAACTTAGTCGACTGAAGCTAGCAGAACTAAGCGGTCAGTAGGATTAGCGCCACGAATCAGAGCCACCCGGCAGGGTGGCTTTTTTTTTGCCTGCGCCATATAAAGGGTGGGGGTATCAAAGCAGTGTACTACCTGAAGGAGCTTTCTCTGTTTTACTGCTGCTCCCTGGCCCAACTGATCACATACTGCTGCAGGTCTTCGAAGAATAAGAAAAATTCCTGCTTAAACGCCTGGTAATGTTTTTTAAGGTCCAGGGCACCCTCTTCCATTCCTGAACGAAAGCTGCTGCGCATGGCCATTCCCCTGCAGGCCTGCCCGATTCCATCCAGGGTGCGGTAGTGGTAAAGCCAGTTATCGGCCGCCATCCTATCCAGCAGCAGCTGCGCCCGCTGCGGAATATGTTCGCGCTGGCTTTTTAGAAGGGTATATACCTGTTCGGTATAAGGTAAAAGACTGGTTGTTGAGTATCGGTCAAAATGAGCAGCCAGTAAATGGTCGTAATACAAATCCACCAGTACTCTGCTGTAATGCCTGTATTTTGGGAAAAGCCTTTTTTTGCTTTGCAGTACAACAGGATGAGCATCGGTATAGGTATCAATCGCCCTGTGGAGGTAAATGCCTTTCTGCATGTCAGCTGCTTGTGCCTCCAGCTCCTGCCGTCCCTTAATAAAATCTCCAAAGAAGTTACCACTTAACACCAGCGGCTTTTCCAGATCTGATAAAAAGGCGTGTGCGAGAAAATTCATGGGTCAGAGATTCATAATAAATCTATACGCAGAAGTGGTGTTCCTGCGCGGGTAATATAACCAGCTTCTTTAGAAAATTGGTTTAACAGACACTTAAGTTTAGGGCATACGGCAAATTCCTGTTCCGCTCTAGGCCATTATCAGTCGCCGGTTTAAGCGGTGCCACCAGCTTTTGTGCCTCAATACCATGCCTGATGGCTTACTATATTTTAATAAGGCAAAATATAGTATTAGTAATATCTAATATATATTATTGCATAATTTAAAATATATTTTTAGATAAGGCTAATTTTTTACTTATGAAACACTGTTACATACTTGTCATTATGTTAATGCAGCTGCCGGCATGGGCGCAGGAGCAGACATCCGAAACAGATAAGCCCCCGCTTATCACAGACCGGCCAGACCAGACAGAGTCTGCCTTTGTGGTGCCTGTAAGAACCCTGCAGCTGGAAACAGAAGTGAAATTAGGCTGGGAGAACAGGAACCTCACTACCCTTGATTACAATTCTTCATTGCTGCGTATTGGCCTTTCCCGCCTGGCAGAACTCCGCATATCTCAGGAATATCAGCGCCAGCAGAGAGAGGTGGAAAATAAAAAGAGTGTACTTAGCGGCATTGGACCTTTAACAGTTGGCACAAAAATAAGCATGTGGAACGAAAAAGGGTTACGCCCACAGGCTGCCCTGATTCTTGATTATGTATTACCTACCGGCTCACAGGAGCTAAGAGAGGGTGAAACAGACCGATACCTGGTTCGCGGACTGTTCTCCCATAGCCTGACAGATAAAGTAGGAATGGGTTACAATTTGGGTGGTGCCTACTATGGCCGGGGCGACTACAGGCTGATTTACACCTTTGCTGTGAGCAGGGCGCTTACAGATAAACTAGGTGCTTATGTAGAGGTATTTGGTGAAAAAGAAGCTGCCTCCAGTGCAAACCTTTCTGCGGATGGAGGGATTACCTGCCTGCTGCTTTACAACCTGCAATTAGATTTATCGGGTGGAGTAGGGGTAACAGAAAATGCAGAAAGGGGCTATGTAAGTGCCGGATTTTCCTGGCGCTTTCCCTATTAAAGCCAGTCTATTCTCCAAGCATTTTTCAGAAGCCACCTCTTTGCGTGGCTTTTTTGTTACCTTTTGCCCTAAAATGTGTTACGCTTACAGGTACCTCACCACAGACTTATGGTTGGCGCTATAGGCTGGGGGAGGCCCCAAACTTTTTAAAGATGGTGTGAACACAGGAAATTGTGTGTCAATAAGGTTGCCAATTTTTGCAGCACGCCATTTAACATATAACCTCTAATATCTTTTAATACCTTGGCTACACCCAAACCACTTCCAAAGCCCGAAGAAGAACTGGAGCACACCCGCCAGCTGCTGAAAGAAGAGAAAAAGGCTGAACTGGAGTACTACCGCAATAAAGTACTGAATACCTCTTTGGAGGACCGGAAAAAAGAGGGTCTTTGCTGGTATCCGATCGAGCTGATCAATCACAGGATTTCTACCGGAGAGCGCTATGTGATGGAGGTAGAACGCATTGGCAATCCAAACGAGCCGCACGTGTTTAACGCTGGTAAAACCATCAGCCTTTTTGTAAATGATAACAGTAACGGGGGCGCCACAGCCAATAGGGCGGCAGCGGTGGTAAACTGGGTAAAAGGCAACCGCATGCGCTTTACCCTCAATGGCGACGATCTGCCCGACTGGCTGTACGATGGCAAACTGGGCATTGACCTGCTCTTCGACGAAGCCAGCTACAAAGCCATGGATGCCGCCATGTACAGAATACTGGAGGCAAAAGGCCGTACCCTGGAATTACGCGATACACTGTTGGGCCACCACAAGCCCTCTTTCTGCCCTCTGGGTGCCATACCCGAAGGTTTGAACCTGAATGAACCGCAGCAGGAAGCCATGCGCTATGCCCTGGCTGCAGAAGATGTAGCCATTATCCATGGCCCTCCCGGGACGGGTAAAACCACCACACTGGTGCAGGTAATCAAGCAGGTGGTACAGGAAGAAAACCAGGTGCTGGTGTGTGCCCCCAGCAATGCTGCGGTAGATCTTTTGGCTGATAAACTTACCGAGCAGGACTTATCAGTTTTGCGAATAGGCCATCCGGCACGTGTAAACGAAGATAACCTTCCCTACACTGTGGACGGCCGCATGGCCAGCCACCCCAGTTTTAAAGAGCTGAAGCGGTTACGCCGCAGGGCCGAGGAAATGCGTAACATGGCCTTTAAATACAAGCGCAGTTTTGGGCGTTCGGAGCGGGAGCAGCGCAGAATGCTGATTAAGGAATCTGCTGATATGAAAGCCCAGGCCGAACAGCTGGAGTACTACATCATGTACGATGTATTTGCCAAAACCCAGGTATTTTGTGCTACCATGGTGGGCGCTGTGGGCAACCCGCTGCTGCAGGAAATGAAATTTAAAACACTTTTCATCGACGAAGCAGGCCAGGCGCTGGAACCTGCCTGCTGGATACCCATTCAGATGGCCGAACGGGTAATCTTTGCCGGCGACCACTGGCAGCTGCCCCCTACCATTAAAAGTTACGATGCTGCCCGTAACGGACTTTCTGAAACACTTTTTGAAAAGTGCATTACCCGCACCGGTACTGCCCGCATGTTGGAGGTGCAGTATCGCATGAATACCCAAATCATGGAGTTCAGCAGCCGTGAGTTCTATAAAGGCAGGCTGCAGGCGGCTCCTGCTGTTGCCGGCTGGCAGCTGTTACCTGACGAAGCACCTTTTGAGTTTGTAGATACCGCCGGTAGTGGCTTTGCTGAAACCCTGGATCCGGAGAGCCGGAGCCTGTTCAACGAAGAAGAGGCCAGGGCACTTTTCAAACATCTTACCGCCTTACTGGAGCGACTGAAAGCATCAGGCGTAGCCACCGAAGCGCTGGAAGCCGGAGTGATAGCGCCCTACCGGGCACAGGTAAAGCTGTTAACAGAAATGCTGCCCCGGGAGGCAGCGGTGAGAGAAGGTCTGCCTAACCTGGCCATCAACACTGTAGATGCCTTCCAGGGGCAGGAAAGAGACATTATGTACATTAGCCTGGTGCGGAGCAACGATGTAAGCGAAATTGGTTTTCTGGCCGATGTACGCCGCATGAATGTAGCCCTCACCCGCGCCAGGAAGAAACTGGTGGTGATAGGCGATAGTGCAACCTTTGGCAGTAACCCTTTTTACAGCCGCTTTCTGGATTATGTGCAGGAGACCGGTGCCTACCGCAGTGTATTCGAGTGGATGTACGATTAACAACAGCTCCATTTCTGTGCAGGGCAGTCACTAACTGAAATTTGTCTTAAAGGCTTTTAGGAGCTAAAATATGATATCAAACAGCCAACTTCCGGACAAAAACTGATATATATCATAGCCGCATGCTGGGGTGGGGCGTAATTTTGTGCTACAGGTTAGGATCGGGCTAAGCTATCAGGCTATATGTTATCTGTTGAAATCAGGTCTGAAGCTTCGTCTGCAGGTAGTCTATTCTGATGCTTAGGTTCAGGAATGGATTGCCTTAATTAGATCGAAGTATGCCAAATAAAAAATATCTGGAGGTTCGTTGTGAGGATTGCCAGTTCCGCAGGAATTCCCTTTTCGGGTCATTATGTGCGGAAGAATTAACGCGTGTATCGGATGCTAAATCCTGCACCATGTATAAAAAAGGACAGGTACTTTTTCATGAAGGTACCCGCCCTTTAGGTGTTTTCTGTATATACGGGGGGAAGGTCAAGATCTATAAACTGGGATCAGATGGCAAAGAACAGATTATTCGCATTGCCAGGGAAAGTGATGTATTAGGTTATAAAGCCATGATCAGCGAAGATGAGTACCCGGTAACTGCCGAAACACTGGAAGACTGCAACATCTGCTTTTTACCAAAAAGTGATTTTCTGCACCTGGTTACCAATAGTCCGGCCTTTAACAAGCGGCTGCTGCAAAGCATCTGTCATGAGCTGGGGGTTATGTCTGATAAGGTCACCAGCCTGGCTCAGAAGTCGGTACGGGAGCGTTTTGCCATGGCCCTGCTGATGTTAAAAGATACCTATGGCACAGAGGGAGCGGAAAACGAGGAGGTAGAAATTAACCTTACCCGTGAGGATCTCGCCAATATTGTAGGCACCGCTA of the Flammeovirgaceae bacterium 311 genome contains:
- a CDS encoding type III restriction enzyme, res subunit (COG1112 Superfamily I DNA and RNA helicases and helicase subunits); translation: MATPKPLPKPEEELEHTRQLLKEEKKAELEYYRNKVLNTSLEDRKKEGLCWYPIELINHRISTGERYVMEVERIGNPNEPHVFNAGKTISLFVNDNSNGGATANRAAAVVNWVKGNRMRFTLNGDDLPDWLYDGKLGIDLLFDEASYKAMDAAMYRILEAKGRTLELRDTLLGHHKPSFCPLGAIPEGLNLNEPQQEAMRYALAAEDVAIIHGPPGTGKTTTLVQVIKQVVQEENQVLVCAPSNAAVDLLADKLTEQDLSVLRIGHPARVNEDNLPYTVDGRMASHPSFKELKRLRRRAEEMRNMAFKYKRSFGRSEREQRRMLIKESADMKAQAEQLEYYIMYDVFAKTQVFCATMVGAVGNPLLQEMKFKTLFIDEAGQALEPACWIPIQMAERVIFAGDHWQLPPTIKSYDAARNGLSETLFEKCITRTGTARMLEVQYRMNTQIMEFSSREFYKGRLQAAPAVAGWQLLPDEAPFEFVDTAGSGFAETLDPESRSLFNEEEARALFKHLTALLERLKASGVATEALEAGVIAPYRAQVKLLTEMLPREAAVREGLPNLAINTVDAFQGQERDIMYISLVRSNDVSEIGFLADVRRMNVALTRARKKLVVIGDSATFGSNPFYSRFLDYVQETGAYRSVFEWMYD
- a CDS encoding transcriptional regulator, crp/fnr family protein (COG0664 cAMP-binding proteins - catabolite gene activator and regulatory subunit of cAMP-dependent protein kinases) is translated as MYKKGQVLFHEGTRPLGVFCIYGGKVKIYKLGSDGKEQIIRIARESDVLGYKAMISEDEYPVTAETLEDCNICFLPKSDFLHLVTNSPAFNKRLLQSICHELGVMSDKVTSLAQKSVRERFAMALLMLKDTYGTEGAENEEVEINLTREDLANIVGTATETLIRLLHDFKEEDLIETRGRKIVVKNARGLAKAARL
- a CDS encoding hypothetical protein (COG3124 Uncharacterized protein conserved in bacteria), which gives rise to MNFLAHAFLSDLEKPLVLSGNFFGDFIKGRQELEAQAADMQKGIYLHRAIDTYTDAHPVVLQSKKRLFPKYRHYSRVLVDLYYDHLLAAHFDRYSTTSLLPYTEQVYTLLKSQREHIPQRAQLLLDRMAADNWLYHYRTLDGIGQACRGMAMRSSFRSGMEEGALDLKKHYQAFKQEFFLFFEDLQQYVISWAREQQ